Genomic DNA from Gemmatimonadota bacterium:
AAAGGACTTATATGAGAAAAACTGCGTATTCTGTCACCAGGCAGATGCCATAGGGAAAGCCGGATTTGCGCCGTCCCTGACCAATCCTGAATTTCTGTCGACCGCTTCAGACGAATTGCTGCTGGGAACAATTCGCGACGGCCGCCTGGGTACGGGCATGCCCCCGTTTGCTCACCTGGGACTGGATGGAATCGAGGCTATAGGCGTATACCTCAGGGCTCACTCCGAATTGCCTGACCGATCCGCTGAAATCGATAGCCAGCACAGGGCACAGGGTGATCCCGTTGCAGGGAAGCTCTGGTTCGATCAGATTTGCGCCACCTGCCATGGTCCCCAGGGTGACGGCTACATTGCCGGCGGCACCGGTACCGCAATCGGGAAAGCCGGGTTTCTCAACAAGGTCTCAGACGGGTTTATCCGCACTACCATAAAATTTGGCCGTTCCAATACCCGCATGCGCGGTTTCTCCGGGCCTGCGGGCCTTGCAAACCTTACCGATCAGGAAATCGACGACATTATTGTTTATTTGCGCGAACTGGAAAAACAGAACCATTAGGAGAGAGCACATGAAACGTATAAAAACCAGCAGAAGAGATTTCCTGAAAAGTGGCGCATTTATAACCGGATCGGCTGCAGGGGCAAGTCTGTACGTCGGCAATAACCCGGAACTGGAAGCAGCGCCTGCCTCCGCCGCTG
This window encodes:
- a CDS encoding c-type cytochrome; translated protein: MKNMGQFNSGAMYALLLCLLVPTTAISDDSLVIAKGKDLYEKNCVFCHQADAIGKAGFAPSLTNPEFLSTASDELLLGTIRDGRLGTGMPPFAHLGLDGIEAIGVYLRAHSELPDRSAEIDSQHRAQGDPVAGKLWFDQICATCHGPQGDGYIAGGTGTAIGKAGFLNKVSDGFIRTTIKFGRSNTRMRGFSGPAGLANLTDQEIDDIIVYLRELEKQNH